In Candidatus Sulfurimonas marisnigri, a single genomic region encodes these proteins:
- the acpP gene encoding acyl carrier protein, whose product MALLDDIKEVVVEQLGVNADEVKEDAKFVEDLGADSLDVVELVMALEEKFDIEIPDDEAEKIQTVRDVVTYIESK is encoded by the coding sequence ATGGCACTTTTAGACGATATTAAAGAAGTAGTAGTTGAACAATTAGGCGTTAATGCAGATGAAGTAAAAGAAGACGCAAAATTTGTTGAAGATTTAGGTGCTGATAGCCTTGACGTAGTTGAATTAGTTATGGCTCTTGAAGAAAAGTTTGATATTGAAATACCTGATGATGAAGCAGAAAAAATTCAAACAGTTAGAGACGTTGTAACTTATATAGAAAGTAAATAA
- the fabG gene encoding 3-oxoacyl-ACP reductase FabG, translating into MKFSGKNVLVTGSSRGIGAEIAKTLAGFGLKVWINYRSGATEADEVKDAIETAGGNAAVIGFDVSDEVAFVDAIKTIIDSDGELSYLVNNAGITNDKLALRMKTDDFMSVINANLTSCFIGCRESMKVMRKKKFGSVVNIASIVGETGNGGQTNYAASKGGVIAMTKSFAIEAATSGIRYNTVTPGFIATEMTDALSEEIKNGFTANIPMKRFGNAIEVAEATAFLLSDHSSYITGETLKVNGGLNMA; encoded by the coding sequence ATGAAATTTAGTGGAAAAAATGTTTTAGTTACAGGTTCAAGTCGAGGTATTGGTGCAGAAATTGCAAAAACTTTAGCAGGTTTTGGTCTTAAAGTGTGGATTAATTACAGAAGTGGTGCGACAGAAGCTGACGAAGTAAAAGATGCAATAGAAACTGCTGGCGGAAATGCTGCAGTGATTGGTTTTGATGTAAGTGACGAAGTAGCATTTGTTGATGCAATTAAAACTATTATTGATAGTGATGGAGAGCTCTCTTACCTTGTAAACAATGCGGGAATAACAAATGACAAACTAGCTCTTAGAATGAAAACGGATGATTTTATGAGTGTAATAAATGCAAACCTTACATCTTGTTTTATTGGTTGTCGTGAGTCTATGAAAGTTATGCGTAAAAAGAAATTTGGCTCGGTTGTAAATATTGCTTCAATAGTTGGAGAAACTGGGAATGGTGGTCAAACAAACTACGCTGCTTCTAAAGGCGGAGTAATAGCTATGACAAAAAGTTTTGCTATTGAAGCAGCTACCAGTGGTATACGCTATAACACTGTAACACCAGGCTTTATAGCAACAGAGATGACAGATGCTCTTAGTGAGGAAATTAAAAATGGTTTTACTGCAAATATCCCAATGAAACGATTTGGAAATGCTATAGAGGTAGCAGAAGCAACAGCTTTTTTACTCTCAGATCATTCTAGTTATATAACTGGTGAGACACTAAAAGTTAATGGTGGTTTAAATATGGCGTAA
- the gpmI gene encoding 2,3-bisphosphoglycerate-independent phosphoglycerate mutase, whose translation MNKKVVLVITDGIGFSSKTEHNAFYNAKKPTYDKLFSETPHSLIDTFGLSVGLPEGQMGNSEVGHMSIGSGRVLYQDLVKISLALSENTLKDNVELKNLFKASGRLHLIGLMSDGGVHSHIEHFMGIADLASKEGKEVFLHLITDGRDVSPTSAGKYIKLVENHLNENIKIATISGRFYSMDRDNRWERVQRGYEAIVNATPKTDYTPAGYIGSSYALGDTDEFVAPVAFDGYDGFEGGDSVLTINFRSDRMRELVSAIGDKNFDGFTRTHVKVNLATITEYDKSFTYPVLFKKDAPKNTLAEVISSKGLRQLHTAETEKYAHVTFFLNGGIDEPYANETRVLIPSPDVKTYNEKPEMSAEEVGCAVLKGMDDGYDFVVVNFANGDMVGHTGDFEAAKIAVTAVDTELGKIMKKAKESDYSLVITSDHGNCEEMRDEAGDILTNHTVGKVWCFVQAEGVSKVQTGALNNIAPTVLKLMDIEIPKDMDHSLI comes from the coding sequence TTGAATAAAAAAGTTGTTTTAGTCATAACAGATGGCATAGGGTTTAGTTCTAAAACCGAACATAATGCGTTTTACAATGCCAAAAAACCAACATATGATAAGCTCTTTAGTGAAACTCCTCATTCACTTATTGACACATTTGGGCTCAGCGTTGGGCTTCCTGAGGGACAGATGGGAAATTCAGAAGTTGGACATATGAGCATTGGTAGTGGAAGAGTTTTATATCAAGATTTGGTTAAAATCTCTTTGGCCTTAAGTGAAAATACTTTAAAAGACAATGTCGAGCTAAAAAATCTTTTTAAAGCTTCTGGCAGACTGCATCTTATTGGACTTATGAGTGACGGCGGAGTTCACTCTCATATAGAACATTTTATGGGAATAGCTGATTTGGCTTCAAAAGAGGGTAAAGAGGTTTTTTTACATCTTATCACTGATGGAAGAGATGTTTCTCCAACTTCTGCGGGAAAATATATAAAGCTAGTTGAAAATCATCTCAATGAAAACATTAAGATAGCTACGATATCCGGTCGCTTTTATAGTATGGATAGAGATAACCGTTGGGAAAGAGTTCAAAGAGGTTATGAAGCAATTGTAAATGCAACTCCAAAGACAGATTATACGCCAGCTGGATACATTGGCTCTTCATATGCTTTAGGAGATACAGACGAGTTTGTAGCTCCCGTTGCCTTTGATGGTTATGATGGGTTTGAAGGTGGGGACAGTGTTTTAACTATAAATTTTAGAAGTGACAGGATGAGAGAACTTGTCTCAGCTATTGGTGATAAAAACTTCGACGGATTTACAAGAACACATGTGAAGGTTAACCTAGCAACAATTACAGAATATGACAAAAGTTTCACATATCCAGTATTATTTAAAAAAGATGCTCCAAAAAATACACTCGCAGAGGTTATTTCATCTAAAGGATTAAGGCAGCTTCATACAGCAGAAACTGAAAAGTATGCACATGTGACTTTTTTCTTAAATGGTGGAATTGATGAACCTTATGCTAATGAGACAAGAGTGCTTATTCCATCTCCAGATGTAAAGACTTATAATGAAAAACCTGAGATGAGTGCAGAGGAAGTTGGTTGTGCAGTTTTAAAAGGCATGGATGATGGGTATGATTTTGTAGTCGTAAACTTCGCAAATGGCGATATGGTTGGACATACTGGTGATTTTGAAGCAGCAAAAATTGCAGTTACTGCTGTTGATACAGAGCTTGGTAAAATTATGAAAAAAGCAAAAGAGAGTGATTATTCATTAGTAATTACATCCGACCATGGTAATTGCGAAGAGATGAGAGATGAAGCAGGAGATATTTTGACAAACCATACAGTTGGAAAAGTTTGGTGTTTTGTTCAAGCAGAGGGAGTTAGTAAAGTTCAGACAGGTGCTTTAAACAATATAGCACCAACAGTTTTGAAACTTATGGATATAGAAATCCCAAAAGATATGGATCACTCGCTGATATAG
- the mraY gene encoding phospho-N-acetylmuramoyl-pentapeptide-transferase — translation MLYWLSEILNINILGYITIRAGISFFLALFFTMFLMPRFIKWAQRTSSVQPINDWAPDRHKEKAKTPTMGGVVFIFATILASLITIKFSNIYAIGSLLTLGLFAIIGFQDDYAKIKKNENLAGLKARTKLIFQILSALIIASFLCIFADFNTELYIPFIKNPIFDMGIYAIIFWAIVMIATSNAVNLTDGLDGLATVPSIAALTSFAIIIYITGNAKISSYLLMPNFNVGEVAIVASALMGALTGFLWYNCHPAEVFMGDSGSLTIGAFLGYLAIISKSEILLLLIGSIFVIETLSVILQVGSYKLRKKRVFLMAPIHHHFEMKQWSENKIIVRFWIIAILSNMIALISLKIR, via the coding sequence TTGCTGTATTGGCTATCAGAAATACTAAATATTAACATACTTGGATACATTACAATAAGAGCTGGAATCTCTTTCTTCTTAGCTCTATTTTTTACAATGTTTTTAATGCCCCGCTTTATAAAATGGGCGCAAAGAACTTCAAGCGTTCAGCCTATCAACGATTGGGCACCGGATAGGCATAAAGAAAAAGCGAAGACCCCTACTATGGGTGGAGTTGTGTTTATTTTTGCTACAATTTTGGCATCTCTTATCACCATTAAGTTTTCAAATATTTATGCTATTGGCTCACTTTTAACTCTTGGATTATTTGCCATAATAGGTTTTCAAGATGATTATGCAAAAATTAAAAAAAATGAAAATTTAGCTGGTTTAAAAGCAAGAACAAAACTTATATTTCAAATTCTATCTGCACTTATTATTGCATCTTTTTTATGTATATTTGCAGACTTTAATACAGAGCTTTACATTCCATTTATTAAAAATCCTATCTTTGACATGGGCATATACGCAATAATTTTTTGGGCAATAGTTATGATTGCAACTTCAAATGCCGTTAATCTTACGGATGGACTTGACGGACTTGCAACTGTTCCCTCAATAGCAGCGCTTACATCTTTTGCTATTATCATATACATAACAGGTAATGCAAAGATAAGTTCATACCTTCTTATGCCTAATTTCAATGTTGGTGAAGTTGCTATTGTCGCGAGTGCTCTAATGGGTGCACTTACTGGTTTTCTATGGTACAACTGCCACCCTGCTGAAGTTTTTATGGGAGACAGTGGTTCTCTTACCATTGGAGCTTTTTTAGGATATCTTGCAATAATTTCCAAAAGTGAAATTCTTCTCCTTCTGATTGGTTCGATATTTGTTATAGAGACTCTCTCTGTTATTCTTCAAGTTGGAAGTTATAAACTTAGAAAAAAAAGAGTCTTTTTGATGGCACCAATTCATCACCATTTTGAGATGAAACAGTGGTCAGAAAACAAAATTATTGTTAGGTTCTGGATAATTGCAATTTTATCTAATATGATTGCATTAATATCACTAAAGATACGCTAA
- the murD gene encoding UDP-N-acetylmuramoyl-L-alanine--D-glutamate ligase, producing MQRVSLFGYAHTTKALTKLFPNAVFYDDKVSKPFTDENGFRVKPSSEFNPKYSDLEIPSPGIPPSNPLIAKAKNLISEYDCFAKNSPLTVWISGTNGKTTTTQMMQHLLEDRGSQAGGNIGTPLANLRSDADIWILETSSFTMHYTNQALPNIYVLLPINPDHLSWHGSMDEYVKAKLKPIEKMQEGEIAIIPHVYKDIVTSAHVVTYKNEQDLASYFDIESEKINFKGAFLADALLAMAVDKILFDRVDYEKINFFKLDPHRQEELRDSKNRLWVNDTKATNIDATIAALERYKTLHVHLILGGDDKGVELTELFEYLKNCSVEIYNIGTNKEKLSQLAKEYNIKFKLCKNLAEAIDKIDENLKENELGMLSPAASSLDEFSSYAQRGDEFKEAVGTIS from the coding sequence ATGCAAAGAGTGTCTCTTTTTGGTTATGCACATACAACAAAAGCGCTAACAAAACTTTTCCCAAATGCAGTTTTTTATGATGACAAGGTGTCAAAACCATTCACGGACGAAAATGGTTTCAGAGTTAAACCATCATCAGAATTTAATCCAAAATACTCTGATTTAGAGATTCCTTCTCCTGGAATTCCACCGTCAAATCCACTTATTGCTAAAGCTAAAAATCTTATAAGTGAGTATGACTGCTTTGCCAAAAACTCTCCACTTACTGTTTGGATAAGTGGAACAAATGGAAAAACAACCACAACTCAAATGATGCAACATTTGCTAGAAGACAGAGGCTCTCAAGCAGGTGGAAACATAGGCACTCCATTGGCAAACTTAAGAAGTGATGCTGATATATGGATTTTAGAGACAAGTTCTTTTACTATGCACTACACAAATCAAGCTCTTCCAAATATTTATGTTTTACTTCCGATAAACCCAGACCATTTAAGCTGGCATGGTTCCATGGATGAATACGTAAAAGCAAAATTAAAACCTATAGAAAAAATGCAAGAGGGGGAAATAGCAATAATCCCACATGTTTATAAAGATATTGTAACTTCAGCACATGTTGTTACATACAAAAACGAACAAGATCTAGCATCATATTTTGATATAGAGAGTGAAAAAATAAACTTCAAAGGTGCATTTCTTGCGGATGCTCTTTTGGCAATGGCCGTTGATAAAATACTTTTTGATAGAGTTGATTATGAAAAGATAAACTTTTTTAAACTTGACCCTCACAGACAAGAGGAGTTGAGAGATAGCAAAAATCGCTTATGGGTAAACGATACCAAAGCAACAAACATTGATGCTACTATTGCTGCTTTAGAGAGATACAAAACTCTACATGTACATCTTATTTTGGGTGGGGATGACAAGGGTGTTGAATTAACTGAACTATTTGAATACTTAAAAAATTGTAGTGTTGAGATATACAATATTGGCACAAACAAAGAGAAACTTTCACAATTAGCAAAAGAGTACAATATTAAATTTAAATTGTGTAAAAACTTAGCAGAAGCTATAGATAAAATAGATGAAAATTTAAAAGAAAATGAGCTTGGTATGCTCTCCCCCGCCGCTTCTAGCCTTGATGAATTCAGCTCGTATGCCCAAAGAGGTGACGAATTTAAAGAAGCTGTTGGCACTATAAGCTAG
- a CDS encoding (deoxy)nucleoside triphosphate pyrophosphohydrolase, which translates to MNKKIITAVSVVIINNDKKVLIAKRPLGKVMPNRWEFPGGKLEGNETLQECGIRETKEELSLDVSIDECLGFEEINVNDTDFCLHIYTAYKTDECQILKLNVHTAAVWVDIAELPDYDFLGVDLPFIKKLKEINV; encoded by the coding sequence ATGAATAAAAAAATTATAACTGCAGTAAGTGTAGTAATTATCAATAATGATAAAAAAGTTTTGATAGCTAAGAGACCATTAGGTAAGGTTATGCCAAATAGATGGGAGTTTCCTGGTGGTAAACTTGAAGGTAATGAAACATTGCAAGAGTGTGGCATTCGTGAAACTAAAGAGGAGTTGTCTCTTGATGTAAGTATAGATGAATGTCTTGGGTTTGAAGAGATTAACGTCAATGACACAGACTTCTGTTTACATATTTATACAGCTTATAAAACAGATGAATGTCAGATACTAAAATTAAATGTTCATACAGCTGCTGTATGGGTTGATATTGCTGAACTACCTGATTATGATTTTCTAGGAGTAGATTTGCCGTTTATAAAAAAATTAAAGGAAATAAATGTATAA
- a CDS encoding PAS domain S-box protein, giving the protein MKNKFDLDILKKYTVLYVEDNKEISEEIAFFLSLKVKELFIAYNGEEGIDLFKQNKPEIIITDIQMPIMNGIEMINIIRQNNKDIPIVVTTAFNESDYLLQAINLHVDAYLIKPLNLKEFMESIGKIVEPMELRVQLDENNYYLEQFKNAVEEASIFSTSDEYGNIKEVNKNFELISGYTKEELIGKPHSIIRHEDMSAEVYADMWKTIKSGKVWNGLLKNKKKNAKAYYVILEISPIYNKDGSFREYIGIRNDVTELEEYKNILKNELDTTHQSLDENLNYTQQYEDAINATTAIMKTDTKNIITYVNEKFCELSGYDNDEVVGKNCQEIRHEKYRKLDKCEQLKDELSNNKIVHEILTNITKDGEEYTVDNLIYPIVGLSENIVEHIHVMHDLTEIIKLNQEIIDTQKEVVLTMGAIGETRSRETGLHVKRVAEYSYHLAKLIGLSEEEAALLKQASPMHDIGKVGIPDSILNKPGILTYEEFEVMKTHVTIGHEMLKYSHRAILKASSIVALTHHEKWNGTGYPNALKGEEIHIYGRITAIADVFDALGHDRVYKNAWELDDILSFFKKESGSHFDPKLVELFFNHLEDFLEIRKSMRDDVCEITKL; this is encoded by the coding sequence ATGAAAAATAAATTTGATCTAGATATTTTGAAAAAATACACTGTTTTGTATGTTGAAGATAACAAAGAAATATCAGAAGAGATAGCTTTTTTCTTAAGTTTAAAAGTAAAGGAATTATTTATTGCGTATAACGGTGAAGAAGGTATAGATCTCTTTAAGCAGAATAAACCCGAGATAATCATTACAGATATACAGATGCCCATAATGAATGGAATAGAGATGATAAATATTATCAGACAAAACAATAAAGATATACCAATAGTTGTTACTACTGCATTTAATGAATCCGACTATCTTTTGCAAGCTATAAATCTTCACGTCGATGCTTATTTGATAAAGCCTTTGAACTTAAAAGAGTTTATGGAGAGTATAGGAAAAATAGTTGAACCTATGGAACTTAGAGTTCAGTTGGATGAAAATAATTACTATCTCGAACAGTTCAAAAATGCGGTGGAAGAAGCATCAATCTTTTCTACCTCTGATGAATATGGAAACATAAAAGAGGTAAATAAAAACTTTGAACTTATATCCGGGTATACAAAAGAAGAGCTTATAGGAAAGCCTCACTCTATAATAAGACATGAGGATATGTCAGCGGAAGTTTATGCAGATATGTGGAAGACTATCAAAAGTGGTAAAGTCTGGAATGGACTTCTTAAAAATAAAAAGAAAAATGCAAAAGCATACTATGTTATCTTGGAGATTAGCCCAATATATAATAAGGATGGCTCTTTTAGGGAGTATATAGGTATTAGAAATGATGTGACGGAGCTCGAAGAATATAAGAATATTTTAAAAAACGAGCTTGATACGACACATCAAAGTCTTGATGAAAATCTAAACTACACTCAGCAGTATGAAGATGCTATAAATGCAACTACAGCTATTATGAAAACAGATACTAAAAATATTATTACTTATGTCAATGAAAAATTTTGTGAGCTTAGTGGTTATGACAATGATGAGGTGGTAGGTAAAAATTGTCAAGAAATACGACATGAAAAATATAGAAAATTAGACAAATGCGAGCAACTAAAGGATGAACTTAGTAATAATAAAATAGTTCATGAGATTTTAACAAACATAACAAAAGATGGAGAAGAATATACGGTTGATAATCTTATTTATCCTATTGTTGGTTTGAGCGAAAACATTGTCGAACATATACATGTCATGCATGATTTAACCGAGATAATTAAACTCAATCAAGAGATAATTGACACGCAAAAAGAGGTAGTTCTCACTATGGGTGCCATAGGAGAGACAAGATCTAGAGAGACAGGTCTGCATGTTAAAAGAGTTGCAGAGTACTCTTATCATTTAGCAAAACTAATTGGATTGAGTGAAGAAGAGGCGGCACTACTTAAGCAAGCTTCACCTATGCATGACATAGGTAAAGTTGGTATCCCTGATAGCATTTTAAATAAACCAGGAATACTAACCTATGAAGAGTTTGAGGTGATGAAAACGCATGTTACAATAGGACATGAAATGCTAAAATACTCTCATAGAGCAATACTAAAAGCTTCTTCTATAGTTGCACTCACGCATCATGAGAAGTGGAATGGAACAGGGTATCCAAACGCTCTTAAAGGTGAAGAGATTCATATTTATGGGCGTATAACCGCCATTGCAGATGTATTTGATGCTTTAGGGCACGATAGAGTCTATAAAAATGCTTGGGAGTTAGATGATATTTTAAGCTTCTTCAAGAAAGAGAGTGGAAGTCATTTTGATCCTAAACTAGTAGAACTATTTTTTAATCATTTAGAAGATTTTTTAGAGATTAGAAAAAGCATGAGAGACGATGTCTGTGAAATAACAAAACTATAA
- a CDS encoding sensor histidine kinase, translated as MFSINSLFAKTFILIVTIVIVVVILFSYSIINNQKNALMNVLYSQANTVVRSISLVTSDAMVVDDESFIVEHVQKVLKDNSEIKYIIFKKRGGQSIYSDSSKWLILDALPKIIIDLEADEVKSNKITSELYDEKVYHFNYPIMFTGIKWGWISVGLSLERYNKNMQSIYRDSLLLVLGMLFVSILFSFMITVWLVKPILILNRAARNIAAGDFTNKVDILQKDEIGELASSFNYMVDALKASDKQLRGYNDELEQHVAERTEELNLLNKQLDQRVKEEVFKRTEQEQILIQQSRFASMGEMIGNIAHQWRQPLNALSLLMQNIEFAYESDSLNEAYIKRVVEKGNNLTQSMSQTIDDFRNFFKPNKDTEVFSYAKAYESTMDILGSSIVSNMIEINESINTNVCVNGFKSEFSQVILNILNNSKDALMEKKDGKRLINVSIYKEGEFAYFSIEDNAGGIKNEIIEKVFDPYFTTKDEGKGTGIGLYMSKTIIENNMHGKLKVKNNNIGACFTIKIKLSPCEKK; from the coding sequence ATGTTTTCAATTAATAGTCTATTTGCAAAGACATTTATTTTGATTGTAACAATTGTAATTGTAGTTGTAATACTCTTTAGTTACTCTATAATTAATAATCAGAAAAATGCCTTGATGAATGTTTTGTATTCCCAAGCTAATACGGTAGTAAGATCCATATCTCTTGTTACTTCGGATGCCATGGTAGTAGATGATGAAAGTTTTATTGTGGAACATGTACAAAAAGTACTTAAGGATAATAGTGAAATAAAATACATAATATTTAAAAAAAGAGGTGGACAAAGTATATACAGCGATTCTTCTAAATGGCTCATACTTGATGCTCTACCAAAGATTATTATCGACTTAGAGGCTGATGAAGTAAAAAGCAATAAAATAACAAGTGAGTTATACGATGAAAAGGTATATCACTTTAATTATCCTATCATGTTCACTGGTATAAAATGGGGGTGGATATCAGTAGGACTATCCTTGGAGCGATACAATAAAAATATGCAGAGTATTTATAGGGATAGTTTATTATTAGTATTAGGCATGCTTTTTGTTTCCATACTCTTTTCTTTCATGATTACAGTATGGCTAGTAAAGCCAATTTTGATACTAAATCGTGCTGCAAGAAATATTGCCGCTGGAGATTTTACTAATAAAGTAGATATATTACAAAAAGATGAGATTGGAGAGTTGGCATCAAGTTTTAACTATATGGTAGATGCTTTAAAAGCTTCAGATAAGCAACTCAGAGGCTATAACGATGAGTTGGAACAGCATGTTGCTGAGAGAACAGAAGAACTTAATCTCTTAAATAAACAACTTGACCAAAGGGTAAAAGAAGAGGTCTTTAAAAGAACAGAACAAGAGCAAATCCTTATCCAGCAATCAAGGTTTGCATCTATGGGTGAGATGATAGGAAATATTGCACACCAGTGGAGACAGCCACTCAATGCTCTTAGTTTATTGATGCAAAATATAGAGTTTGCGTATGAGAGCGATAGCCTCAATGAAGCATACATTAAACGTGTTGTAGAAAAAGGAAATAATCTGACCCAATCAATGTCGCAGACCATTGATGATTTCAGGAATTTCTTTAAACCAAACAAAGATACTGAAGTTTTCTCTTACGCAAAAGCTTATGAGTCAACAATGGATATATTAGGCTCAAGTATTGTAAGTAACATGATAGAAATAAATGAAAGTATTAATACAAACGTTTGTGTAAATGGCTTTAAAAGTGAATTTTCTCAAGTAATCCTAAACATTTTAAATAACTCAAAAGATGCCCTTATGGAAAAAAAAGATGGGAAGAGACTAATTAATGTTTCTATATATAAAGAAGGTGAGTTTGCATATTTTTCTATTGAAGACAATGCCGGTGGTATAAAAAATGAAATCATAGAAAAAGTTTTTGATCCTTATTTTACAACAAAAGATGAAGGAAAGGGCACAGGGATAGGTCTTTATATGTCTAAAACAATTATAGAAAATAATATGCATGGCAAGCTAAAAGTAAAAAATAATAATATCGGCGCTTGTTTTACAATCAAGATTAAACTAAGCCCTTGTGAAAAGAAATAA
- a CDS encoding PhnD/SsuA/transferrin family substrate-binding protein, whose amino-acid sequence MGQCYGEKTVYKGSMGYLVDGLNDIKYKDARLAFTLWIKDFLILDGVQADITYYENVDEMLEDYINNKFNYMAVNPYFLLKHKDIFYDNTKNFWMVQRSSELFEEYIILVRDDGKINTIKDLKAKIIMSRSDDYMGRMVVDFEILKEAHTTAKNYFSDMEKTEKFSTSILKTYFSKVDACIVPSYVFAVVSEMNPDISKKLKVLHKSEKIFLSLVGGFHNNTTEEMLDIFSLNMARNNSSARGQNIMSLFKMKKILPLAQRDLKPLFEYYDAYMVLKQKYEVKMD is encoded by the coding sequence ATGGGTCAATGCTATGGTGAAAAGACAGTTTATAAAGGAAGTATGGGCTATCTTGTGGATGGTCTTAATGATATAAAATATAAAGATGCCCGTTTGGCGTTTACGTTATGGATAAAAGATTTTTTAATTCTTGATGGAGTTCAAGCAGATATAACGTACTATGAAAATGTGGATGAGATGCTCGAAGACTATATAAACAACAAGTTTAATTACATGGCTGTAAACCCTTATTTTCTCTTAAAACATAAAGATATATTTTATGATAATACAAAAAATTTTTGGATGGTACAAAGAAGTTCAGAATTATTTGAAGAATATATAATCCTGGTTAGAGATGATGGAAAAATAAATACAATAAAAGATTTAAAAGCCAAGATTATAATGAGCCGTAGTGATGATTATATGGGTCGCATGGTAGTTGATTTTGAAATACTAAAAGAAGCACATACCACAGCAAAAAACTATTTTTCAGATATGGAGAAAACAGAAAAATTCTCTACTTCTATATTAAAAACATATTTTTCAAAGGTAGATGCATGTATTGTGCCATCGTATGTTTTTGCTGTTGTGTCTGAAATGAACCCAGATATTAGTAAAAAACTAAAGGTATTACACAAAAGTGAGAAAATTTTTCTATCACTTGTGGGAGGTTTTCATAACAATACTACTGAGGAAATGCTTGATATATTTAGTCTTAACATGGCAAGGAACAACAGTTCTGCACGCGGTCAAAACATTATGAGCCTTTTTAAAATGAAAAAAATATTACCATTGGCACAAAGAGATTTAAAGCCTTTGTTTGAATATTATGATGCGTATATGGTGCTCAAGCAAAAATATGAAGTTAAGATGGATTAA